A genomic window from Populus alba chromosome 19, ASM523922v2, whole genome shotgun sequence includes:
- the LOC118029584 gene encoding wound-responsive protein GWIN3, translated as MKITKFAVLSFLLFAFTATSIFPHAVHAQDPEAVIDVNGNEVTADARYFIGAASDDNTTTLAVSATSRIICNSDVIISSMSNGLPVTFSSPVGESGDGTVIREDSYLNVNFVAATCRMAGVSTMWKTELRPTMRGFVVTTGGVDGLNRFKITKYEGGNNLYQLSYCPISDPMCECSCACVPLGNVVDRLAPSTVPFPVVFEPVADQSS; from the coding sequence ATGAAGATCACCAAGTTTGCAGTGCTCTCCTTTCTTCTCTTTGCCTTCACAGCAACTTCAATATTTCCTCATGCCGTTCATGCCCAAGATCCTGAAGCAGTGATCGATGTCAACGGTAATGAGGTGACAGCTGATGCTCGTTATTTCATCGGAGCCGCTTCCGATGATAATACAACAACTCTTGCGGTCTCTGCGACTAGCCGGATCATATGCAATTCAGACGTTATAATTTCCTCAATGAGCAATGGGCTCCCAGTAACATTTTCATCACCAGTTGGAGAATCCGGCGACGGTACTGTCATCCGCGAAGACAGTTATCTGAATGTGAACTTTGTTGCAGCCACATGCAGGATGGCGGGCGTTTCGACCATGTGGAAGACTGAATTGAGGCCAACAATGCGAGGATTCGTTGTGACCACAGGAGGTGTTGATGGATTGAATCGGTTTAAGATCACCAAGTACGAAGGTGGTAATAATCTGTATCAGCTTTCTTACTGTCCAATTTCCGACCCCATGTGCGAATGCTCATGCGCATGCGTCCCACTTGGCAACGTTGTCGATCGCTTGGCTCCCAGCACCGTCCCTTTTCCTGTTGTGTTCGAACCAGTTGCAGATCAAAGCTCCTAA